From Synoicihabitans lomoniglobus, the proteins below share one genomic window:
- a CDS encoding rhamnulokinase, translating into MPAPPLPLHCAAIDLGATSGRVMVGTWHGNELSTTEVHRFPNALRSVNGHDYWDVAGLWNEVQTGLALAAASLPSGASLASVGVDTWGVDHVLVDDAGRMVFPTHAYRDARTQPGLQALLDSPADLGRIYAATGIPAVFYNSSLQLAETVASCPAIKKLATRCLFLPDYFNYLLSGRMAHGLSIASTTQLLDVGSNDWSKTALKHFGVPPRWLGSPIKSGTKLGRVRGMPDLGKTTVVAVPGHDTTCAYDAMPAAPDGDDIFLSSGTWSLVGFESTQPLLGEEALATRVANDRTGRGEYRPLVNVIGLWLLEGTLKAFDSRPANDRSWKALLKNAAALPAPARLLDVTDPAFANPPSMKAAIDAQLRRHRTKPPQELVEYVRLICDSLGQGHADVIRRFEHLANRTFKRILMVGGGSKNALLCQATANASGLPVLSFNLEGSAVGNFANQLIALKAVKNLATFRAALATQLKPKIYQPR; encoded by the coding sequence GTGCCTGCTCCTCCCCTTCCTCTCCACTGCGCCGCCATTGATCTGGGCGCGACCTCCGGTCGTGTCATGGTCGGCACGTGGCACGGTAATGAACTTTCCACTACGGAGGTTCACCGCTTCCCCAACGCCCTGCGTTCGGTCAACGGCCACGACTACTGGGACGTCGCTGGCTTGTGGAACGAGGTTCAAACGGGCCTCGCGCTAGCCGCCGCCAGCTTGCCGTCCGGGGCGAGTCTCGCCTCGGTCGGAGTCGATACCTGGGGCGTCGATCACGTGTTGGTCGACGACGCCGGTCGCATGGTTTTCCCGACGCACGCCTACCGCGACGCCCGCACCCAACCCGGCCTGCAAGCGTTGCTCGATTCACCCGCCGATCTCGGCCGAATTTACGCCGCCACCGGCATCCCGGCCGTTTTCTACAACAGTTCACTGCAGTTGGCCGAAACGGTCGCCTCGTGTCCGGCCATCAAAAAACTGGCCACCCGCTGCCTATTTCTACCGGACTATTTCAACTACCTGCTCTCCGGCCGCATGGCCCACGGCCTCTCCATCGCGAGCACGACCCAATTGCTCGACGTCGGTAGCAACGACTGGTCGAAAACGGCCCTCAAACATTTCGGCGTGCCGCCGCGGTGGCTCGGCTCACCCATCAAGTCCGGCACCAAACTCGGCCGCGTGCGCGGCATGCCCGATTTGGGCAAAACCACCGTCGTAGCGGTGCCCGGCCACGACACCACCTGCGCCTACGACGCCATGCCGGCGGCGCCCGATGGCGATGACATTTTCCTGAGCTCCGGCACGTGGTCACTGGTCGGTTTCGAAAGCACGCAACCACTGCTCGGTGAGGAAGCGCTCGCCACCCGCGTGGCCAATGATCGCACCGGTCGCGGCGAATACCGCCCGCTCGTCAACGTCATTGGTTTGTGGTTACTGGAAGGCACGCTAAAAGCCTTCGATTCCCGTCCCGCCAACGATCGATCATGGAAGGCGCTGCTCAAAAACGCCGCCGCCCTACCCGCGCCCGCCCGACTGCTCGATGTCACCGATCCGGCCTTCGCTAACCCTCCGTCCATGAAGGCCGCCATCGACGCGCAGTTGCGCCGCCACCGCACCAAACCACCGCAGGAGCTCGTCGAGTATGTGCGCCTCATCTGTGATTCACTCGGCCAGGGTCACGCCGATGTCATCCGCCGTTTCGAGCACTTGGCGAACCGGACCTTCAAACGCATTCTCATGGTCGGCGGCGGTTCTAAAAACGCCCTCCTTTGCCAGGCCACCGCCAATGCCTCCGGACTGCCCGTGCTCTCCTTCAATCTCGAAGGCTCCGCCGTCGGCAACTTCGCCAACCAACTCATCGCGCTAAAGGCCGTGAAGAATCTCGCCACCTTCCGCGCGGCCCTCGCGACACAACTTAAGCCCAAAATCTACCAACCCCGTTAA
- a CDS encoding bifunctional rhamnulose-1-phosphate aldolase/short-chain dehydrogenase, with protein sequence MSTYQHVTFSWDDAKAASLDPVDRLVYRSNILGDDQRITNTGGGNTSSKLIETDPISGEEVEVLWVKGSGGDLRTSKRANFSSLYQSRMIELQRVYAARPDKGLKNPGEDAMVAMQAHTTFNLNPRPSSIDTPLHSFLPGKHIDHMHPNAVIAVAASARCEELTQEIFGGAMAYVPWMRPGFELGLAMQEISEKQPDVKAIMMGQHGFISWDDDEKACYTRTLDLIEQAAAFIEERYEAKGGDAAAFGGQKFETLPEADRHATLAAILPWLRGQVSQQKRLIGTVQDDAKILRFVNSADAPRLAELGTSCPDHFLRTKIKPLYVDWNPQTEDLDALKTKLTDGLAQYRLDYAAYYQACRHDNSPAMRDANPTVVLIPGIGMIAWGKSKSESRVTAEFYNCAVEVMRGAEAIDTYIALPQQEAFDIEYWLLEEAKLKRMPAEQELARQVIIVVGAGSGIGKETALRLVKDGAHVVCVDLNLAAAEATAKEITDQYGQGIGVAGSGISGCGPAIGLAANVTDRASIRAMLDQVALAYGGFDHICVTAGIFVPADTTGHIPDDKWALTFGINVTGGYLVADEAAKSWRAQGLRGNLVLTTSANAAVAKKGSLAYDTSKAAANHLVRELAIELSPLVRVNGVAPATVVKGSAMFPRDRVIGSLAKYDIAYTDDEETESLVTKLAQFYADRTLTKSPITPADQAEAYFLLVSERLSKTTGQIVTVDGGLHEAFLR encoded by the coding sequence GTCCTGTGGGTCAAGGGCTCCGGCGGCGATCTGCGCACGTCGAAGCGCGCCAACTTCTCCTCCCTTTACCAATCACGCATGATCGAGTTGCAGCGCGTCTACGCCGCTCGTCCCGACAAAGGTCTCAAAAATCCCGGCGAGGACGCCATGGTCGCCATGCAGGCGCACACGACGTTCAACCTGAACCCGCGTCCGTCCTCCATCGATACGCCGTTGCACAGTTTTCTGCCCGGCAAACACATCGACCACATGCACCCCAATGCCGTCATCGCCGTCGCGGCGAGCGCGCGTTGCGAGGAGCTCACGCAGGAAATTTTCGGTGGCGCCATGGCTTACGTGCCGTGGATGCGTCCCGGCTTCGAACTCGGTCTCGCCATGCAGGAGATTTCGGAAAAACAACCCGACGTGAAGGCCATCATGATGGGCCAGCACGGTTTCATCTCGTGGGACGACGACGAGAAGGCCTGCTACACCCGCACCCTCGATCTCATCGAACAAGCCGCCGCTTTCATCGAGGAAAGATACGAGGCCAAGGGCGGTGACGCCGCCGCCTTTGGTGGCCAGAAGTTCGAGACGCTGCCCGAAGCCGATCGTCACGCCACCCTCGCCGCCATCCTGCCATGGCTACGCGGACAAGTTTCACAACAAAAGCGCCTCATCGGCACCGTCCAGGACGACGCCAAGATCCTACGCTTCGTCAACTCCGCCGACGCTCCGCGTCTCGCCGAGCTCGGCACGTCCTGCCCCGACCACTTCCTGCGCACCAAGATCAAACCGCTCTACGTGGATTGGAATCCGCAGACCGAGGACCTCGACGCTCTCAAAACCAAACTCACCGACGGCCTCGCACAATATCGCCTCGACTACGCCGCCTACTACCAGGCCTGCCGCCACGACAATTCGCCCGCCATGCGCGACGCCAACCCGACCGTCGTGCTCATTCCCGGCATCGGCATGATCGCCTGGGGCAAGAGCAAATCCGAGAGCCGCGTCACCGCCGAATTCTACAACTGCGCCGTCGAAGTCATGCGCGGTGCCGAGGCCATCGACACCTACATCGCGCTGCCGCAACAGGAAGCTTTCGACATCGAATACTGGTTGCTCGAAGAGGCCAAACTCAAGCGCATGCCCGCCGAGCAGGAGCTCGCCCGCCAAGTCATCATCGTTGTCGGCGCCGGTTCCGGTATCGGCAAGGAAACAGCTCTGCGCCTCGTCAAGGACGGTGCGCACGTCGTCTGCGTTGACCTCAATCTCGCCGCCGCCGAAGCCACCGCCAAAGAGATCACCGACCAATACGGTCAAGGCATCGGGGTCGCGGGCTCGGGCATCTCCGGCTGCGGTCCGGCCATCGGCCTCGCCGCCAACGTCACCGATCGCGCCAGCATCCGCGCCATGCTCGATCAGGTCGCGCTCGCTTACGGCGGTTTCGATCACATCTGCGTCACCGCCGGCATCTTCGTCCCTGCCGACACCACCGGACACATTCCCGACGACAAGTGGGCGCTCACCTTCGGTATCAACGTCACCGGCGGCTACCTCGTCGCCGACGAAGCCGCCAAGTCCTGGCGGGCTCAGGGTCTGCGCGGCAACCTCGTGCTCACGACATCCGCCAACGCCGCCGTGGCCAAAAAAGGCTCGCTCGCCTACGACACGTCCAAAGCCGCGGCGAACCATTTGGTTCGCGAACTCGCCATCGAGTTGTCTCCGCTCGTGCGCGTCAACGGCGTCGCTCCCGCGACCGTCGTCAAGGGCTCGGCCATGTTCCCCCGCGACCGGGTTATCGGTTCGCTCGCGAAATACGACATCGCCTACACCGACGATGAGGAGACCGAGTCCCTGGTCACCAAACTCGCCCAGTTCTACGCCGACCGCACGCTCACCAAATCGCCCATCACGCCGGCCGATCAAGCCGAGGCCTACTTCCTCCTCGTGAGCGAACGCCTCAGCAAGACCACCGGTCAAATCGTGACCGTCGACGGCGGCCTGCACGAAGCGTTCCTGCGCTAA